Proteins found in one Brevibacillus brevis genomic segment:
- a CDS encoding ABC transporter substrate-binding protein has product MKGFHLMRSLAAISLGAVLMVGCSSGGNTTAPAAGESGSGQAADGQEIQAKIGVVGFLSGSGAAYGEAQKAGLELALGELNEANKGKLKIELKFEDSAGEKEGAINAVNKLINQDNVVAIIGPTLSGEMFAAGPVANEAETPIFGISNTSEGINDIGEYVFRNSLPESIAIPTAMKAAVEKNGLKKVALIHASNDDFSVNGYKVMKATAEKLGLEITGEATFANGDVDFSAQLTKLKQTNPDALLVSALYKEGSMVVKKARELGFTGTILGGNGFNNPKVFEIAGSSAEGLIVATPFSPEKKDDKVQAFVKAFEAKYNKKPDQFAAQAYDSLYIMSQSLLAAGKADREELRGQLAQLKDFTGVSGKLSFDEKRNPIGDAVVVVAKEGKFVPFE; this is encoded by the coding sequence ATGAAGGGATTTCATTTGATGCGCTCGCTGGCGGCAATCTCGCTAGGGGCAGTATTGATGGTCGGATGTTCGAGCGGAGGAAATACAACTGCTCCTGCGGCAGGAGAAAGTGGCTCTGGACAAGCCGCCGACGGACAAGAGATTCAAGCGAAAATCGGCGTCGTTGGTTTCCTTTCAGGATCTGGTGCAGCTTATGGAGAAGCGCAAAAAGCAGGATTGGAGCTGGCGTTGGGAGAGCTGAATGAAGCGAACAAAGGTAAGCTCAAGATTGAACTGAAGTTTGAAGACTCCGCCGGAGAAAAAGAAGGCGCGATTAATGCAGTAAATAAACTGATTAATCAGGATAATGTCGTGGCGATTATCGGACCGACACTTTCCGGGGAAATGTTTGCTGCAGGACCAGTAGCAAACGAGGCGGAGACTCCGATTTTTGGTATCTCCAACACGTCAGAAGGAATCAATGATATCGGGGAGTACGTCTTCCGCAATTCATTGCCTGAGTCCATTGCAATCCCGACAGCTATGAAAGCAGCCGTGGAGAAAAATGGCTTGAAAAAAGTAGCACTCATCCATGCATCCAACGATGACTTCTCCGTGAATGGCTACAAGGTCATGAAAGCAACCGCTGAAAAGCTGGGCTTGGAGATTACCGGTGAAGCGACTTTTGCAAATGGCGACGTAGACTTTTCGGCACAATTGACCAAGCTGAAGCAAACAAACCCAGATGCTTTGCTTGTGTCCGCCTTGTACAAAGAAGGCTCCATGGTTGTGAAAAAAGCACGTGAATTGGGCTTTACAGGGACAATTCTTGGCGGCAATGGTTTCAATAATCCGAAAGTTTTTGAAATTGCAGGTTCATCTGCTGAGGGCTTGATCGTTGCGACTCCATTCAGTCCTGAAAAGAAAGATGATAAAGTACAAGCCTTTGTAAAAGCATTCGAAGCCAAATATAACAAAAAGCCTGATCAGTTCGCAGCTCAAGCGTACGACTCGCTATACATTATGTCGCAGTCACTGCTTGCCGCAGGAAAAGCAGATCGCGAAGAGTTGCGCGGCCAATTGGCTCAGCTGAAAGACTTCACAGGTGTATCCGGCAAACTGTCCTTTGACGAGAAACGCAATCCGATTGGTGATGCGGTTGTCGTTGTCGCAAAAGAAGGCAAATTCGTCCCGTTTGAATAG
- a CDS encoding electron transfer flavoprotein subunit alpha/FixB family protein, whose protein sequence is MKKVLVLAEVRDGQLRNVSLEALTAAQALAEGGEIVAGVFGADSAAHAVTLGHHGASTVYTADHTALAQYTPDAYVQALTQLIELASPDAVVLGHTAIGRDIAPRVAARLGYGLISDVTSVEAGPVFVRPIYAGKATQTRKFVEGTTFITIRPNNIAIGAADPSKTAVVVPVELEIKDLRTIVKDVVRKTSGKVDLSEAKVVISGGRGVKSADGFQPLYDLAEVLGAAVGASRGACDADYCDYSMQIGQTGKVVTPDLYIACGISGAIQHLAGMSSSKVIVAINKDPEAPIFQVADYGIVGDLFEVLPLLTAEFKKVLV, encoded by the coding sequence ATGAAAAAAGTACTTGTATTGGCAGAAGTACGTGACGGACAACTTCGCAACGTGTCGCTGGAAGCATTGACTGCAGCACAAGCATTGGCTGAGGGCGGCGAAATTGTAGCGGGTGTATTCGGAGCAGATTCAGCAGCGCATGCAGTGACATTGGGTCACCATGGTGCGAGCACGGTATATACGGCTGATCATACAGCGCTGGCGCAATACACGCCAGATGCGTATGTGCAGGCACTCACTCAGTTGATTGAACTGGCTTCTCCAGATGCAGTGGTTTTGGGTCACACGGCGATCGGTCGTGATATCGCACCTCGCGTAGCAGCGAGACTTGGTTACGGTCTGATTTCGGACGTAACAAGTGTAGAAGCTGGACCAGTTTTTGTTCGCCCGATCTATGCAGGAAAAGCGACGCAAACACGCAAATTCGTTGAAGGAACAACCTTTATTACGATTCGTCCAAACAACATTGCCATCGGCGCTGCTGACCCTTCGAAAACGGCAGTGGTGGTACCAGTTGAATTGGAAATCAAGGATTTGCGTACGATTGTAAAAGATGTGGTAAGAAAAACAAGCGGCAAAGTAGACCTTTCCGAAGCAAAAGTCGTGATTTCCGGTGGGCGTGGCGTGAAAAGTGCAGATGGCTTCCAGCCGTTGTACGATTTGGCGGAAGTGCTCGGTGCAGCTGTTGGTGCATCTCGTGGCGCTTGCGACGCAGACTATTGCGACTACTCCATGCAGATCGGACAGACAGGTAAGGTGGTTACACCTGATTTGTATATCGCATGCGGGATTTCGGGAGCGATTCAGCACTTGGCTGGTATGTCCAGCTCGAAGGTCATTGTTGCCATCAACAAAGATCCGGAAGCGCCAATCTTCCAAGTGGCTGATTACGGTATCGTAGGTGACTTGTTCGAAGTGCTGCCATTGCTGACGGCAGAGTTTAAAAAAGTATTGGTTTAA
- a CDS encoding branched-chain amino acid ABC transporter permease: MFWQQLVNGLTVGSTYSLIALGYTLIFGVLGIINMAHGQIFIFGSLVGLVLMTSLNMPLGVALIVAVVISAILGLVLEYTALRPLRKKNVPHLASLISTIGFAILMEEAMHKFFGADSRAFPQSFGDTTFDLGIIQIRSVDLVILGISVLLMFVLHFWIQKTKMGKAIRATAENTDTANILGINTNMVIVVTVMLASALGGVAGILIGMAYSALIPTMGMTLGFKGLAVLILGGVGSIPGAMVCGVLLGIIEVFTVAYGDSSYRDAVAFGLIILILLLKPEGLFGRKA, from the coding sequence TTGTTTTGGCAGCAATTAGTCAATGGTTTGACAGTTGGTAGCACTTATTCATTGATCGCATTGGGATATACGCTCATTTTTGGTGTCTTGGGAATCATTAATATGGCACACGGCCAAATTTTTATTTTTGGATCACTAGTTGGCTTGGTATTGATGACCAGCCTTAATATGCCTTTAGGGGTAGCGCTGATCGTGGCAGTCGTCATATCGGCGATCTTGGGTCTTGTACTGGAGTATACAGCGCTTCGCCCCCTTCGCAAGAAAAATGTACCCCATCTGGCGTCTTTGATCAGTACGATCGGATTTGCCATTTTGATGGAGGAAGCCATGCACAAGTTTTTCGGTGCTGACTCCCGTGCGTTTCCGCAATCCTTCGGGGATACCACTTTTGATCTGGGCATCATTCAAATTCGCAGTGTTGATCTCGTTATTTTGGGGATTTCTGTGTTGCTGATGTTCGTCCTGCATTTTTGGATTCAAAAAACGAAAATGGGAAAAGCGATTCGCGCGACGGCTGAAAATACGGATACCGCAAATATTTTGGGGATTAACACAAATATGGTCATTGTCGTGACCGTCATGCTTGCCTCGGCACTGGGAGGTGTCGCCGGCATATTGATCGGGATGGCGTATTCCGCTCTCATTCCGACGATGGGGATGACGCTTGGCTTCAAAGGTTTGGCCGTTTTGATTTTAGGAGGTGTAGGCAGTATTCCTGGGGCTATGGTGTGCGGCGTATTGCTCGGAATTATCGAGGTGTTTACTGTCGCGTACGGAGACTCGTCGTATCGGGATGCGGTTGCTTTTGGCTTGATCATTCTCATTTTGCTCTTGAAGCCGGAAGG
- a CDS encoding electron transfer flavoprotein subunit beta/FixA family protein encodes MNIVVVLKQTFDTEEKIVIQNGQISEDGVEFIINPYDEYAVEEAIKLKEEHGGEVTVISVGPDRAESALRTALAMGADKAVLVDDESLFGDEFTIAKVLAAVAKKVGFDIIIGGQMAVDSGAGQGGPRLAEELGINHVSTAVKLEVDGTNVRVERDVEGDLEVVETSLPVLITAQQGLNEPRYPSLPGIMKAKKKPLDRLGADDLGITADEVKAKTEIVDQTLPPKKQAGRILSGELAAQTSELVQLLRNEAKVI; translated from the coding sequence ATGAATATCGTGGTTGTGTTGAAACAGACGTTTGACACAGAAGAAAAAATCGTCATCCAAAACGGACAAATTTCCGAAGATGGCGTTGAATTCATCATTAATCCCTACGATGAGTACGCTGTAGAAGAGGCAATCAAGCTCAAGGAAGAGCACGGCGGCGAAGTAACCGTGATCAGCGTCGGACCAGACCGTGCTGAAAGTGCCCTGCGCACTGCTTTGGCAATGGGCGCAGACAAGGCTGTTCTGGTGGATGACGAGTCTCTGTTTGGGGACGAATTCACCATCGCTAAAGTATTGGCGGCAGTAGCGAAAAAGGTTGGCTTCGATATCATCATTGGTGGACAAATGGCTGTAGACTCCGGGGCTGGCCAAGGCGGTCCTCGTCTGGCAGAAGAACTGGGAATTAACCATGTATCAACTGCTGTGAAGCTAGAGGTGGACGGAACGAATGTACGCGTAGAGCGCGATGTAGAAGGGGACCTGGAAGTCGTGGAGACGAGCCTTCCTGTTTTGATTACGGCTCAGCAAGGACTCAACGAGCCGCGCTATCCTTCTCTCCCAGGTATCATGAAAGCGAAGAAAAAACCTTTGGATAGACTCGGCGCTGACGATTTGGGAATTACTGCGGATGAGGTAAAAGCAAAGACAGAAATCGTCGATCAGACATTGCCTCCGAAAAAGCAGGCGGGCCGCATTCTCTCTGGCGAATTGGCAGCTCAAACGTCGGAATTGGTGCAACTGTTGCGCAATGAAGCGAAAGTGATCTAA
- the trxA gene encoding thioredoxin, with amino-acid sequence MAIVNATDQNFSQEVEQGGTVLVDFWAPWCGPCKMIAPVLEQIDGEVGSQLKIVKVNVDDNPDSAGRFGVMSIPTLIVFKDGQPVDKVIGFQPKEALMATVGKHL; translated from the coding sequence ATGGCAATTGTAAATGCTACCGACCAAAACTTTTCCCAGGAAGTAGAGCAAGGCGGTACAGTCCTGGTTGACTTCTGGGCTCCATGGTGCGGCCCTTGCAAAATGATCGCTCCTGTACTGGAGCAAATCGACGGTGAAGTGGGCTCCCAGCTCAAAATCGTCAAAGTAAACGTGGATGACAACCCAGATTCTGCTGGTCGTTTTGGCGTTATGTCCATCCCAACCCTGATCGTATTCAAAGACGGTCAACCAGTTGACAAAGTGATTGGCTTCCAACCAAAAGAAGCGCTCATGGCAACTGTAGGGAAACATCTGTAA